Part of the Candidatus Zixiibacteriota bacterium genome is shown below.
TATTTAAGTGAAAATTCTATTTTAAAAACATCATCTTTTTCGTACTAACATATTGACCGGCTTGAATGATATAAAAATATACGCCGCTGGCAAGGGTCTGGCCATATGAACCTCTGCCGTTCCATTGTTCGGTATAATAACCAGCCGGATAATTGCCTTCAATTAGAGTGGCTACTTTCTGACCTATCGAATTGTAAATCTCAAGTTTTACGTTCGCCGGCTCGGGCAGGCTAAAATTAATGCTTGTCGAGGGATTAAACGGATTGGGATAATTCTGGGCAAGAGCATATTCATCCGGCAAGTTGGCATTTTCATCGATGCTGTCCGGAGACCAATCGAACATTGATGTCGCCGAATCAACCACTGAAATAGCCGAGATATTGCCATAGTCGTCAATAGTTTTGATAGCCACGAAATATAATTGCGCCGGTTCCAGTCCGGTTATTGTAAAGGTTTGAAGCGAACCCGGTTCGACAGGAACGGGCGGATCGGCTACAGTATTCGCCGAGTCCCAGTTCAGATTAGTAATCAATCCGCTATAGGTTTTGATAATATATTCGCTGGCTAAACCGGTAAGGCTGTCATCACCCGACGCGGTCCAGCTTATGTCAATCTCACCTTCATTTTCTCCGGCAGCTGCAATAAGATCATAAATAGGCGCCGGTAATGTCAAATCGGGAGTCGTACCGCTTACGATATTAGATAGGCCAGACCAATTCGGCACCTCATCAGCGGTCTTGATTGCGAAATAATAGGTAGTTTGAGATTGAAGACCGTTGACAGTAAATGTTTCCTGATGGCCTGCCGTATGCGGGGATGGCTCATCGCTTGCCTGTGATACAAAGTCCCAATTGGCATCGGTTACAGGCATGTTTGAATATCTAACATCATATTGATTGGCAGTTCCCGCACTGCCGTCATCACCGGGAGCAGTCCAGGTAAGAGCAACTGTATTTTCAGTCAGATTAGAAATCTGCAGGTTGGTTATCGGGTCAGGCGCAATATGTTCGTTATCTGTGGCATCTAAAGCGATGTTTGATAAACCTGACCAGTTAGGTACCTCATCGGCAGTTTTGATTGCGAAGTAGTATATAGTGTTTAAATCAAGGCTAATCACGGTAAATGATTCCTGATTACCTGCCGTCTGCGGGGATGGTTCCATATTTGCTTGAGTTGCCGAGTCCCAGTTAGCTTCAGTAATCATGGCTGTTGAATACCTTATATCATACTTATCGGCGGTTCCCTGATTGCCGTCATCGCCGGGAGCGGTCCAGGTTAGCAATATTGATGATTGAGTCACATCTGAAGCTTGCAGGTCGGCAATATTTGCCGGCGCAGTCTGTTCATTTAGTGTCGTTTCGCTGGCGATATTTGATAAGCTCGACCAGTTTGGCACATCATCAGCGGTTTTTATCGCAAAGTAATATAGGGTATTGATATCAAATCCATTCATAACAAATGTTTCCTGACTGCCGGCTGTTTGCGGCGCCGGTTCATTATCAATTTGGATAGCCGAACCCCAGTTGGCCTCAGAAATTACAGCGGTAGAATACCTTATGTCATATTCGCTGGCGGTTCCTTCATAACCATCATTGCCCGGGGCAGTCCAGGTGAGAGTAATCGAATTCTCAGTGGGATTAGCGGCTATTAAATCAGCCACAGCTCCGGGCTCAATCTGTTCGTTTTCCGTAGCGGCGCTGGCGATATTTGACAGTGCCGACCAGTTAGACACCTCATCGGCGGTTTTAACAGCGAAATAATATGTGGTGTTCAAATCCAGACCATTTACAACGAATGATTCTTGACTGCCGGCTGTTTGCGGTGATGGCTCTCCGATAACCTGTATTGCAGAATTCCAGTTAGCCTCAGTAATCGTCGAGACTGAGTACCGAATATCATACTCGCTGGCGGTTCCCTGATTGCCGTCATCGCCGGGCGCAGTCCAGGCTAAGGTTATTGATGTTCCCGTTGAATCTGTTGTTTGCAAATTGACAATAGGAGCCGGCGCAATATGTTCATTATCAGTTGTGCCGGCTGCTACATTCGATAAAGCTGATAAATTGAACACTTCATCAGCGGTTTTTAAGGCAAAATAGTATGTTGTACTTAACTCCAAGTCATCAACGACAAATGACTCCTGACTGCCGGCAGGTTGGGGAGTTGGTTCATTCGAAATCATTATCGCTATATTCCAATTAGCCTCGGTAATCATAGAGGTTGAATAGCGGACATCATATTCCGCGGCGGTTCCTTGATTGCCGTCATCGCCGGGCGCAGTCCAGTTTAGGGTAATTGAATTTTCGGTTGGATTGGATGCCGCCAAATCAACCACCGCGCCGGGCGGATTCTGTTCATCATCCGTTCTGGTGTTGGTGATATTAGATAAACCAGACCAGTTTTGCATTTCATCGGCGGTTTTTATGGCAAAGAAATAAGTAGTACTGGATTGAAGACCGGTAATTGTAAATGATTCCGGGCTTCCGGCTGTTTGCGGCGATGGTTCGCCATCTACCTGAATTGCCGAATTCCAGTTAGCCTCAGTAATATATGATGTCGAATATCTTATATCATATTCATTGGCAGTACCCTGATTAATGTCATCGCCCGGAGCAGTCCAACTTAAGAGCGCCGAATTTAGTGTTGGGTTTGAGGCCAGAAGATTAGCAATTGCGGCAGGTGCTTCGGTATCGCTGTCGGTTGTAGCATTGCCGATATTTGATAACTCCGACCAGTTAGGTATTTCATCGCAGGTTTTAACAGCAAAAAAATAAGTTGTGCCGGGTTCAAGGTCTTCAATAGTATAACTTTCCTGAATACCCGATGATTGCGGGATAGGTTCGTTTATTACCTGGATGGCCGAACTCCAATTTGCCTCGGAAATCGCAGAAGTTGAATATCTTATATCATATTCGTTGGCTGTACCCTGATTATCGTCATCGCCGGGCGCAGTCCAATATATTGTTACTGTTGAACAGGTTACGTCCGAGGCTATAAGATTGCCCGTAGCGGCTATAAGAAAGATTACTA
Proteins encoded:
- a CDS encoding fibronectin type III domain-containing protein, which gives rise to MKRQHFFCHLLNYITNLPAITIVIFLIAATGNLIASDVTCSTVTIYWTAPGDDDNQGTANEYDIRYSTSAISEANWSSAIQVINEPIPQSSGIQESYTIEDLEPGTTYFFAVKTCDEIPNWSELSNIGNATTDSDTEAPAAIANLLASNPTLNSALLSWTAPGDDINQGTANEYDIRYSTSYITEANWNSAIQVDGEPSPQTAGSPESFTITGLQSSTTYFFAIKTADEMQNWSGLSNITNTRTDDEQNPPGAVVDLAASNPTENSITLNWTAPGDDGNQGTAAEYDVRYSTSMITEANWNIAIMISNEPTPQPAGSQESFVVDDLELSTTYYFALKTADEVFNLSALSNVAAGTTDNEHIAPAPIVNLQTTDSTGTSITLAWTAPGDDGNQGTASEYDIRYSVSTITEANWNSAIQVIGEPSPQTAGSQESFVVNGLDLNTTYYFAVKTADEVSNWSALSNIASAATENEQIEPGAVADLIAANPTENSITLTWTAPGNDGYEGTASEYDIRYSTAVISEANWGSAIQIDNEPAPQTAGSQETFVMNGFDINTLYYFAIKTADDVPNWSSLSNIASETTLNEQTAPANIADLQASDVTQSSILLTWTAPGDDGNQGTADKYDIRYSTAMITEANWDSATQANMEPSPQTAGNQESFTVISLDLNTIYYFAIKTADEVPNWSGLSNIALDATDNEHIAPDPITNLQISNLTENTVALTWTAPGDDGSAGTANQYDVRYSNMPVTDANWDFVSQASDEPSPHTAGHQETFTVNGLQSQTTYYFAIKTADEVPNWSGLSNIVSGTTPDLTLPAPIYDLIAAAGENEGEIDISWTASGDDSLTGLASEYIIKTYSGLITNLNWDSANTVADPPVPVEPGSLQTFTITGLEPAQLYFVAIKTIDDYGNISAISVVDSATSMFDWSPDSIDENANLPDEYALAQNYPNPFNPSTSINFSLPEPANVKLEIYNSIGQKVATLIEGNYPAGYYTEQWNGRGSYGQTLASGVYFYIIQAGQYVSTKKMMFLK